The following proteins are encoded in a genomic region of Mycoplasma sp. NEAQ87857:
- a CDS encoding RNA methyltransferase, with translation MILTSKQNSKIKELSKLKETKYRKLTNEFLIEGYHLVEEAIKKDIVLEIFEANESLKYPDSIQVSQDIIKKLSSTKTPQPIVARCKKMQANNKLNKVLALNNVQDPGNIGTMIRLAYAFGFDTVVVENTDIYNSKIIRSSQGAFFNLNLIETKDLASYLISLKTKGFKVYSTILDLNAKKLNDVAFEKEQIIVVMGNEGQGISDTVKQLSDVNLYIPIEFESLNVACAAAIILNKIKNN, from the coding sequence ATGATTTTAACAAGTAAGCAAAATAGCAAAATTAAAGAATTATCTAAGTTAAAAGAAACTAAATATCGTAAATTAACTAATGAATTTTTAATTGAAGGATATCACTTAGTTGAAGAAGCGATTAAAAAAGATATTGTATTAGAAATATTTGAAGCTAATGAAAGCTTAAAATATCCTGATTCTATTCAAGTATCGCAAGATATTATTAAAAAGCTTTCTTCAACCAAAACTCCTCAACCAATAGTTGCTAGATGTAAAAAAATGCAAGCTAATAATAAACTTAATAAAGTGCTAGCATTAAATAATGTTCAAGATCCAGGAAACATTGGAACTATGATTCGTTTAGCTTATGCTTTTGGATTTGATACAGTAGTGGTTGAAAACACTGATATTTATAATTCTAAAATTATTCGTTCAAGTCAAGGTGCATTTTTTAATCTTAATTTAATTGAAACTAAGGATTTAGCAAGTTATTTAATTAGCTTAAAAACCAAAGGTTTTAAAGTTTATAGTACTATATTAGATCTTAATGCTAAAAAATTAAATGATGTAGCTTTTGAAAAAGAACAAATCATAGTGGTTATGGGAAATGAAGGACAAGGTATAAGTGATACTGTTAAACAACTATCAGATGTTAATTTATACATACCAATAGAATTTGAGAGTTTAAATGTTGCTTGTGCAGCAGCTATTATTCTAAATAAAATCAAAAATAATTAG
- a CDS encoding leucine-rich repeat domain-containing protein: MNKIKITKRLLLASAISMPLTLFSCTYAPKKTKTIEPTKPKQTNSSSKTKNQNNKDKKQTSINDKTNEPNESNNETNTKLNKINLFKQEIQESSINNQIKNQILNNDNLINLLIDQKNNFAKYEQGNSEIEWLYVNTQDINWLNQKNKAKFPNLKYIIAPNLIRIDNVNSCKELKYGYFPKVTYLRDNIFTNSKLVNIDFVELEHIGNNAFARTPLESITAPKLKKIGLFAFLWTKHLSNVNFPKLEEIESAAFSDSNICEISALSLVKIGDFAFQNTKLTNVSFPKLKEIGNMAFKYSLLSTINAPLLSKIGDKAFFKCPNEAQIKQQFDIA; the protein is encoded by the coding sequence ATGAACAAAATTAAAATTACAAAAAGGTTATTGTTAGCATCAGCAATATCAATGCCTTTAACTTTATTTTCTTGTACTTATGCACCAAAAAAAACTAAAACTATAGAACCAACAAAACCAAAACAAACTAATTCTTCAAGTAAAACCAAAAATCAAAATAACAAAGATAAAAAACAAACAAGCATTAATGATAAAACTAATGAACCAAACGAATCCAATAATGAAACAAATACCAAATTAAACAAAATTAATTTATTTAAGCAAGAAATACAAGAATCAAGTATAAATAATCAAATAAAAAATCAAATTTTAAATAATGATAATCTTATAAATCTTTTAATTGATCAAAAAAATAATTTTGCAAAATATGAACAAGGAAATAGCGAAATAGAATGATTATATGTAAATACACAAGACATTAATTGATTAAATCAAAAAAACAAAGCAAAATTCCCAAACCTAAAATATATCATTGCTCCTAATCTTATAAGAATAGATAATGTAAATAGTTGTAAAGAATTAAAATATGGATATTTTCCTAAAGTAACTTATTTAAGAGACAACATCTTTACAAATTCCAAATTAGTTAATATAGATTTTGTAGAACTAGAACATATTGGTAATAACGCTTTTGCTAGAACACCACTTGAATCAATCACTGCTCCTAAGCTCAAAAAGATTGGTTTATTTGCATTCTTATGAACAAAACATTTATCTAATGTTAATTTTCCTAAATTAGAAGAAATAGAAAGTGCTGCATTTTCTGATTCAAATATATGTGAAATTTCTGCTTTGTCATTAGTAAAAATTGGTGATTTCGCTTTTCAAAACACCAAATTAACCAATGTAAGTTTCCCTAAATTAAAAGAGATTGGAAATATGGCTTTTAAATATTCTCTTTTAAGCACAATTAATGCTCCTTTATTATCAAAAATTGGTGATAAAGCATTCTTTAAATGTCCAAATGAAGCACAAATCAAGCAACAATTTGATATAGCTTAA
- a CDS encoding tRNA (cytidine(34)-2'-O)-methyltransferase has product MLNIVLYQPEICPNTGNIIRTCFALGAKLHIIKPIGFDLHPKWLRRYGAGRMLSDIQHEVHASYEDFYAKYHDKKINYVTRYGLKLYTDVDYKQEYQQNQEIWLMFGRESTGIDKKILQGNLDQCIRIPMVSAMRSINLANCVSILGFEVMRQLDFEDLSKFEVEKGKYFLKDNDFNK; this is encoded by the coding sequence ATGTTAAATATTGTTTTATATCAACCAGAAATATGTCCTAATACAGGAAATATCATTCGTACTTGTTTTGCTTTAGGGGCTAAATTACACATTATTAAACCAATTGGTTTTGATTTACATCCTAAGTGATTAAGAAGATATGGTGCAGGAAGAATGCTATCTGATATTCAGCATGAAGTACATGCTTCATATGAAGATTTTTATGCTAAATATCACGATAAAAAGATTAATTATGTCACAAGATATGGACTTAAGTTATATACAGATGTTGATTATAAACAAGAATATCAACAAAACCAAGAGATTTGATTAATGTTTGGAAGAGAAAGCACAGGAATAGATAAAAAAATACTCCAAGGTAATTTAGATCAATGCATTAGAATTCCTATGGTATCAGCAATGCGTTCAATTAATTTAGCTAATTGTGTTTCAATTTTAGGTTTTGAAGTAATGAGACAATTAGATTTTGAGGATTTATCAAAATTTGAAGTTGAAAAAGGAAAGTACTTTTTAAAAGATAATGATTTTAACAAGTAA
- a CDS encoding DivIVA domain-containing protein: MKELIKQINKNIIDKNFHINLEGYSKEEVDSFMEQISTMLLIVAEKNDQKDQLISELEQYIVNYKKELDQLKLENARLEASVEKLKEARNTNAR; this comes from the coding sequence ATGAAAGAATTAATCAAACAAATCAATAAAAATATCATTGATAAAAACTTCCACATTAATCTTGAAGGATATTCAAAAGAAGAAGTAGATTCATTTATGGAACAAATTTCAACAATGTTATTAATTGTTGCTGAAAAAAATGATCAAAAAGATCAATTAATCAGCGAATTAGAACAATATATAGTTAATTACAAAAAGGAATTAGATCAACTTAAGTTAGAAAACGCTAGATTAGAAGCTAGTGTTGAAAAATTGAAAGAAGCAAGAAATACTAATGCAAGATAA
- a CDS encoding APC family permease, whose amino-acid sequence MKNLTRKIGFFAALSISISTVIGIGIFFKNTSVLKNQIFNSNFGYFSFWSFIAAWIVGGMVALFTAYSFSQISKAKDSKSGLAAWVEVLGGKKQGFIVKVLHCTFYYALINIVLPVISCEMLFAAIAEYKGISLSDIHIGYVVLTGIIIWIIFSLINYFAINFSAKIQTFAFFFKLIPLFAAVVISFITTGTKGMNVDQINPGAIGIAKMNYFNLSGLFISLPAILFSFDAFLSIGNMAKDVKKPSWIPLISILTIVIAAILYVFISIGVGLTGYGSIGQIFESIVPKANVNLKKTLKILTYLTIALGGFFVVNSISMVSLRSAQGLVEQKQIIFYKQLNSLNKYKKDLGGLVLYFILALFYFILLIVPSIIVNGDSLLDTATNIPVLTFFMIYAYTMLLALIDKFKNPKKPVIKFFVPITIIAIVAIMVIMGYELFYKDIYLLITNANKISGSGILYANNQWLIKYDVYIFWSLIGLMMLWILANYWILKQQLAKENLTFDQVGENLEI is encoded by the coding sequence ATGAAAAATCTTACTAGGAAAATTGGCTTTTTTGCAGCTTTATCTATTAGTATAAGCACAGTTATAGGAATCGGAATCTTCTTTAAAAACACAAGTGTTTTAAAGAATCAAATTTTTAATTCAAATTTTGGATATTTTAGTTTTTGAAGCTTTATAGCTGCTTGAATTGTTGGTGGAATGGTTGCTTTATTTACTGCTTATAGCTTTAGCCAAATATCTAAAGCTAAAGATTCTAAAAGTGGTTTAGCTGCTTGAGTTGAAGTATTAGGTGGTAAAAAACAAGGATTTATTGTTAAAGTATTACACTGTACCTTTTATTATGCTTTAATCAATATTGTATTACCTGTAATTTCTTGTGAGATGCTATTTGCTGCTATTGCAGAATATAAAGGTATTTCCTTAAGTGATATTCATATTGGATATGTGGTACTTACAGGAATAATAATTTGAATTATTTTTAGTTTAATTAACTATTTTGCAATTAATTTTAGTGCTAAAATCCAAACCTTTGCTTTCTTTTTTAAGTTAATCCCGCTATTTGCAGCTGTAGTTATTAGTTTTATAACTACAGGTACAAAAGGTATGAATGTTGATCAAATTAATCCAGGTGCTATAGGAATAGCTAAAATGAATTATTTTAATCTTAGTGGATTATTTATTTCTTTACCTGCTATTTTGTTTAGTTTTGATGCATTTTTAAGTATTGGAAATATGGCTAAAGATGTTAAAAAACCTTCTTGAATTCCTTTGATTTCAATATTAACTATTGTTATAGCTGCTATTTTATATGTTTTTATTTCTATAGGAGTAGGTTTAACTGGTTATGGTTCTATTGGTCAAATTTTTGAAAGCATAGTACCAAAAGCAAATGTTAACCTTAAAAAGACTTTAAAAATCTTAACTTATTTAACTATAGCTTTAGGTGGATTTTTTGTAGTAAATTCTATTTCAATGGTGTCATTAAGAAGTGCTCAAGGTTTAGTTGAACAGAAACAAATTATTTTTTATAAACAATTAAATAGTTTAAATAAATATAAAAAAGATCTTGGAGGATTGGTTTTATATTTTATCTTAGCTTTATTTTATTTTATTTTATTAATTGTTCCTTCAATTATAGTTAATGGTGATTCATTATTAGATACAGCAACTAATATTCCAGTATTAACCTTTTTTATGATTTATGCTTATACAATGTTATTAGCTTTAATTGATAAATTTAAAAATCCTAAAAAACCAGTAATTAAATTCTTTGTACCAATCACCATTATAGCTATAGTTGCTATAATGGTGATTATGGGATATGAATTATTTTATAAAGATATTTATTTATTAATTACTAATGCTAATAAAATTAGTGGTAGTGGAATTTTATATGCTAATAATCAATGATTGATTAAATATGATGTTTATATCTTTTGATCATTAATTGGATTAATGATGCTTTGAATTTTAGCTAATTATTGAATCTTAAAACAACAATTGGCTAAAGAAAATCTAACTTTTGATCAAGTTGGAGAAAATTTAGAAATTTAA
- the ylqF gene encoding ribosome biogenesis GTPase YlqF, with the protein MKNWKKQEILMQDNIDTKFQNLIQWFPGHMAKAMKEIKENANLANVFIIVLDARCPISSYNEDFDQIAPQKPRLFIITKSDLMDKSKKQIIEKRFSTEHLLWLDLRKQSAKKIILNKLKQIMADKIASDRKKGLIQSRIKSFVVGIPNCGKSTLINLVSEKAKLKVANYPGVTREKKWVVNGEFLFMDTPGILLPKFTDQEVAIKLLTIGSIKSDSFPLEFIATKMWALISKYYPQKLEQLGFKPSFSDTEIYGLFHEYAEKFGFYKEKSRLDLTKAQNHFVNWCKNLKDVTYD; encoded by the coding sequence TTGAAAAATTGAAAGAAGCAAGAAATACTAATGCAAGATAATATTGATACAAAGTTCCAGAATTTAATTCAATGATTTCCTGGTCATATGGCTAAAGCAATGAAGGAAATTAAAGAAAATGCTAATTTAGCAAATGTTTTCATTATTGTTTTAGATGCAAGATGTCCAATTAGTTCTTATAATGAGGACTTTGATCAAATTGCTCCACAAAAACCAAGATTATTCATTATCACTAAAAGCGATTTAATGGATAAAAGTAAAAAACAAATTATCGAAAAACGTTTTTCAACAGAACATTTACTTTGATTAGATTTAAGAAAACAATCAGCTAAAAAAATTATTTTAAATAAATTAAAACAAATAATGGCTGATAAAATTGCTAGCGATAGAAAAAAAGGATTAATTCAAAGTAGAATTAAATCCTTTGTAGTTGGAATACCTAACTGTGGTAAAAGTACTTTGATTAATTTAGTTTCTGAAAAAGCTAAGTTAAAAGTAGCTAATTACCCAGGGGTTACCAGAGAGAAAAAATGAGTGGTTAATGGAGAATTTCTATTTATGGATACTCCAGGTATTTTATTACCAAAATTTACTGATCAAGAAGTTGCTATAAAACTATTAACAATAGGTTCAATTAAGTCTGATTCATTTCCTTTAGAATTTATTGCTACTAAAATGTGAGCTTTAATTTCAAAATATTATCCTCAAAAACTTGAACAATTAGGATTTAAACCTTCATTTAGTGACACTGAAATTTATGGATTGTTCCATGAATATGCAGAAAAATTTGGTTTTTATAAAGAAAAATCAAGATTAGATTTAACTAAAGCACAAAATCACTTTGTAAATTGATGTAAAAATCTAAAAGATGTAACATATGATTAA
- a CDS encoding YigZ family protein has product MIKTEYIIKKSKFYGFCIPLNDKADVKKIINQYKKEHKKAAHVVHAYLILNNGCETAGFSDDGEPKNTAGRPIYDLLRMKQVYNVLIIIVRYFGGVKLGAGGLIRAYRESAKITIDQYLDNI; this is encoded by the coding sequence ATGATTAAAACTGAATATATCATTAAAAAATCTAAATTCTATGGATTTTGTATCCCTCTTAATGATAAAGCAGATGTTAAAAAAATAATTAATCAATATAAAAAAGAGCATAAAAAAGCTGCTCATGTAGTACATGCTTATTTAATTTTAAATAATGGTTGTGAAACCGCAGGTTTTAGTGATGATGGAGAACCTAAAAACACAGCAGGAAGACCAATTTATGATTTATTAAGAATGAAACAAGTTTATAATGTTTTAATCATTATTGTGCGTTATTTTGGTGGAGTGAAATTAGGTGCTGGAGGATTAATCCGTGCTTATAGAGAATCTGCAAAAATTACTATAGACCAATATTTAGATAATATTTAA